CACCCCGACGACACCAACCGCGCAACCCGGAGCCGGACAACAACCGACGCAAACTCCTTTGCGTACTCCTACAACGCCTCCGGTGCGACCCGCGACACCTCCACCTCCACCTCCACCTCCACCTCCAACTACACCGACGACCCCATTAGCGCAACCAGGCGCCTCAACAACCCCCGCAACACAACCAAAGGCACAACCCGGAACAGAAGCGGCGAAGAAAGTTGAGCCGCGTCCCGCGACTATTGTTCCGCCCCGCGAGCCGTCACGAGCCACCGCCGAGCAAGGCGAAGCCGCTGAAGCAGAACGCCGCGCGCAACGGGAACGCGAAGAATCCGCAAAACGCGTACGCGAAGAAGCGGAAGCGACCGCGGCGGCGGAAAAAGAGCGTGCCGAGGCGGCAGCGCAAGCCGCGAAAGCAGAGGAAGTCAAAACTGCAGCTGCGGAAAAGGGCGCAGAGGCGGCGAGGAAAGAAGCGGAGGCGACAAAAGTGAAGCTCGACACACTTGGAGCTGCGCTTGGCATCGCGAAAGAAACCGGAGAAACGGAAGCGGACATCGCAAAAGAGCTCGAGAAAGGCGCCAAGGCCGCCGGAGAAATCAAAGAAGAGCTTAGAGGCGGCGCCGAAGCGGCGAGAAGAACCGGTGAAGAGCTAAAGAAAATCACTACGCTCAGAAAAGCAGCAGATTTTTCTGAGGCGTTTATGAGAAAGGACGTGGAACAGTGGAGTGGGCAAGTAATTATTACTCCTGACAAGCGCGAGCGCGTCATTCGGAGCGTTATTCGCGACAATGTAAACCCGATGAATACGACGATTAAAACCGAGGATGACGAAAACATCACGCTCCGCCAGCTCTACGGCTTTGCCGAAAAGGAAAATGCTGATGTTAAAATTTTGAGAAAATAAGTTTACGGTAACCCTTCGACAAGCTCAGGGAATAAAAAAATGACAAACACCGCGACGCCACAAGAACTACGTCAAGCGTTCGTTGAATTACCGGACAATGTCCGCCAATGGCTTGCGTCCGAAAAAATCCTTGCCGTCGTCATAGACATAAACGAACGCCTAGAGTACTTCGGCGACAAAGTCAGCGTTATCCCGTGGCTCATCACGCGGTTGGCCACGAAAGACCTCGCGCCGAAATACTTTATGTCCGAGTTGCGCGACTATCTTGTGGTCTCGGACGACGAAGCGCGCGCCATCACTGAAGAAATTGACAAGCGCATCTTGCGCCCTATTGAACCGGCGTTGAACCGCTTGGACATTGATTTGAACTCGCTGTATTTGGGGCAGGCGGCACCGGTCGCGGCACAAAACCTGGCACCTCAACCCATAAGTCAAATGAGTCCAATAAGACCTATGAGTCCCATAACAGAAGAAATGCCGACCGGCCCGGTCATTCTCCACACCGAAAAAGAGGAGATCGCGCAAACCGCGCAAGGGAAACCGGGGGAGGCAACAAACATGCCGCGCCCGACGTTTTCGATTAGTCTTCCACAATCAAAATACAAAAAACCGACCGCTCCGCCGGTGACGGTGAGGATTGAGACACCCGGGGAAGATGTAGGAAGTAAGAAGTATGAAGTAGGTGGAAAAGGGGAGGTGGAAACACAAAAACAGCAAGGTAGTCCTTCGACAAGCTCAGGAACTAAAGATCTGCCGCCGAAGATAATGAAAGTGGTGCACTATAGCGATTTTCGGACACCGCTACAATAGAAGTATTCAGTATTGAGTATCAAGAAGACAGTATGCGAGCGGGGCGCATGCGGGCCCATACTCACTTCTCAATACTTGATACTCAATACCTGAGCCATGCAATACCAAGTCCCACAATTTATTGAAACGGAAGATAAGATCATCGGGCCATTAACGCTAAAGCAATTCATTATTGCCTGCGCGGGTACGTTTGCCATTATTATTCTCTACCTCGTATTCACCACCTTCCTCTGGATTATGGTTTCCGCCGTCATCGCTACCGTGACGGTTATCCTTGCGTTTGTTCAATATAATGGCCGACCAATTATTTCATTCATCGGTTCCGCGCTCAACTACTTCTTCCGTCCGCGATTGTTTGTTTGGAAACGCAAAGAAGAGCTCGCGGAACTGCGCATGAAAGAAGCCGAGAAGTCCTCACCGTTGCAGCGTTTATTGCTCAACCTCACAACCGGCGTCGGCGCCATTGCCGGCCGCTCATCATCCGGCACGGTCCGTATTCCGAGCGGTGCGGAGGAACGATTTCAGGTAGTAAAGAAAGCAACGGGGGAGCAAAGAGCGGTGCGGCGCGTTGATTATCGTTAACGTTCCCGATCGTCATCCTGAGTAAAGCGAAGGATCCCTGAATTGTAGAGATTCTTCACTTCGTTCAGAATGACTACTAAAGGGCTCAAATGAGAAAACTGCTATACTAACCTTATGCCGCAAGACGCTCGTCCCACACAAGAACTTGTAGATATTGACTACGTGAAAAACGGCGTCGTGGTGTTGAAAAACGGCGCGTTACGGCAGATTTTGCTCGTCTCCGGCATCAACCTTGACCTGAAGTCCGAGGATGAGCAGCAGCTCATCATGAACTCATACCAGAACTTTTTGAATTCGCTGCATTTTTCCATACAAATTTTTGTGCACTCGCGGCGATTGAATATTGAGTCATATCTTAAAACACTGGGCGCGCGCCGCACTGAAGAAACGAATGAGCTCTTACAGAATCAGATTGACGAATATGTCCAGTTTATCCGCGGATTCGTCGGCAACAACGCCATCATGGATAAAAACTTTTTTGTTGTTGTGCCGTTTGACCCCATCCGCATCCCGGGAGCCGAAACCGCGACCGCGAAAAAGTTTTTTGGTCTTTTCGGTGGCAACAAAACCCCATCAACACCCGACGCCGAGCGCGAACACGCCGAGCGCGAAAACATTGGCCAGCTTACCCAGCGAGTGGAACAAGTGATGTCGGGGCTCCAGCAAATCGGGTTGCGCGTCGTGCCTCTTCAGAACGAGGAGGTGCTGGATCTTTTTTATAACCTTTACAATCCGGAAGCGGTGGAACGGAAAGGGGTGGTGAAGCTCTAGGGCAACAAAACAAAAAAGCAATAAAGCAAGGAAGCAAGGCTTACATTATTCGCGATTACTCCATGGACGATCAAAAACAACTGGAAAATGTCATCGCGCCGCCGGCGCTTGAGGTAAGCCCGAACTATCTCCGCATCGGCAACAAGTTTGCGAAGACGATGTTTCTTTTTACCTACCCGCGCTATCTTTCCTCGGGTTGGTTTTCCCCGGTCATCAATTTCCCCGACCTTTTGGATATTTCCATTTTTATTCATCCGGTTGATACCGCGCTGGCGCTCAAAAATCTCCGCAAAAAGTCCGCGCAGATTCAATCGCAAATTAACGAAGCGCAAGAAAAGGGGATGGTGCGCGACCCCATGCTTGAAACCGCGCTACAGGATGTTGAAACATTGCGCGACTCGCTCCAACAATCGCAGGAAAATCTTTTTGATGCCGGCGTTTACGTGACGTTCTATGCCGAATCGGTTGAGATGCTCGGGAAGCTTGAGTCCCAAATCACCTCCATGTTTGAAAGTCGCATGGTGTATGCCAAACCCTCCACATTCCAGCAGGTGGAAGGGTGGCGCTCGGTGCTTCCGCTTGGCCAGGACGCGCTGCGCATCTGGACGCCTTTGAATACTGCGCCTATTTCATCGTTTTTCCCGTTCGCTTCGGCAAACCTCACTTCCGAAGAAGGCATTTTGTACGGCGTGAACCAACACAACAATACCCTAATCATTTTTGACCGCTTCTCGCTTGAAAACGCGAACATGGTCATCTTTGCAAAGTCCGGCGCAGGAAAATCATACACTACAAAACTGGAGGCGCTGCGTCTTTTGATGCTTGGCACTGACGTCATCATCATTGACCCGGAAAATGAATATGAGAACCTAAGCAAAACCGTCGGTGGGAGTTTCTTTAAAATCTCGCTGGCGTCCGAACACCACATCAATCCGTTTGATATTCCGATTATTCCCGAGGGGGAGGACCCGTCGGATGTGTTGAAGTCCCACGTCGTGAACCTCACAGGTCTTTTGAAGCTCATGTTGGGCGCGCTCACACCACAGGAAGACGCGCTTTTGGATCGCGCGATTACCGAAACATACGCTGCGCGCGATATTGTCGCGGGTAAAGATTTTTCCGCCGCCACAGTCCCACTCTTAGAAGACTTGGAGATTGTACTCCGCGGTGTTGAAGGGGGAGTAAACATCGCCGAGCGGCTCTACAAGTTCACAAAAGGAAGTTACGCGGGGTTCACCAATAAAGCCACAAATATTGACGTCAAAAACCGCTTAATTGTGTTTTCCATCCGCGACCTTGAAGAAGAGCTCCGTCCGGTTGCGATGTATATGATTTTGAATTTCATTTGGAACCTTATTAAAGCCGAGCTTAAAAAGCGCGTGCTTATCATTGATGAGGCGTGGTGGATGATGAAAAATCAGGACAGCGCCGTATTCCTTTTCGGACTCGTGAAACGCGCGCGTAAGTACTTCCTTGGCGTGACCACCATCACGCAGGACGTGGAAGATTTCTTGCTCTCACCGTATGGCCGCCCCATCATCACCAACTCATCGCTCCAAATTCTCTTAAAGCAAGCGCCGGCAATGGTTGACCTCATTGGAAAAACATTCAACCTCACCGAGGGGGAAAAGAATTTCTTGATCCAAGTCAGCGTCGGGCAAGGACTTTTCGTTGCCGGATTACAGCATGCCGCCATTCAAATTGTTGCGTCATATCTTGAAGACAAAATTGTCACAACGAAGCCGGAGGAGTTGCTGGAGCAGCGGCGGGCGGCGTAAATTTTGGTTTTTGTATTCCTTCGACTGCGCCCCGTCTGACGGGGCTGCGCTCAGGAAATATAATTCATTATTCGCTGAGCTTGTCGAAGCGATACATTATTTATGGAAGACGACGAACCCAAAATATCGCAAGTGGAGTCGTTTATTATTATCAGCATTCTCGCCGGACTCGATGTCGCCGACATCGCGCTCCTCGCGTTCGGACTTCCCGACTTTTTTATCCTTGATATCTTCGCATTTCCTCTTACGCAGTTATACTTTAGAATGAAAGGGGTAAGGGCGAATTACGCGCTCATTGGCAACTTGGGCGAATTACTGCCGTATATTGATAAGTTGCCGATGCGCACCATTGGCGCAATCGCGACAATACGCGCCGCCAACCATCCGGAGGGACTCGTCAGTGAAGCGGTGAATATCGGTGGCGCGGTCGTCCGCAAAAAACTGCAAACGGCGCACAAGGTGAGTGATGCGACGGCTACGGAATCGGAGGGACAGCTAAAGGTAATACGAGCTGCCGCGGGTACAACTCCTTCTCAAGCCCCAAGCGCTGAAGCACAAAACGCGGAGCGCCTTGCCACGGAAGCGCGCCGCAACGCCGATGAGGCAAAAGAAAAATTCCGGAATTTTGAGATGCTGCGCCAAAAAGCGGCGATTGAACGGAATGTTTCACCCGAGGTGCCGGAAGAAGAGCAAAAGGAAGGGAATAGCGACAACGTGATACGTCCGCCCTTCGGAGAGGAGCAAGGGGATTCCAAAGAAGCAGCGTAGCAAAATTTCAGATGGCAAATTTCAAATTTCAAATAATGCGTGGTAGGGGTGTAAGCGCCGTGTTTGTTTTGCTTTCTTGCTTTATTGCTTTCTTGCTTTATTTTTCTCCCGCGCACGCGCAAACCGTCGCAGCGCCGAATTTTTTCGTCACCTGGCGGTCCGGCGCGTATGTTGAAAGCGCTTATCAAGGAAAGATTCTTCCCACCGCCGGGGCGCCGCTCACGATTGCATTTGAACTTATTGACGGCGGTAAACTCGCCAACCTTTCCAAAACCATGATCCGGTGGATCAAAAACGACAAAATCGTCCAATCCGGCATCGGACTCCAAACCGTTACTATTCCCACAAGCCCCATAGCCGACCGGGACGAGATACGTATTAAGATTGTTGTGTCACAATATAAGGGAGCGGACCTTCCGCACAGTTTTGTGCTTCCGGTCGCGGCACCGGAGGTCGTCATCCGAGCGCCTTTTGTCAATCGCTTTATACCGACAGGGACCCAAACACTGCGCGCGCTTTTCTATTATTGGAATACCGACCGCGCCGGCACACTTATCGCAAACTGGTCTTTGCAAGGCGAACGCTTAACCACAAGCGGTGGGAACCGCGCCGCAACCATCACCCTCCCTCAAAGCGCTGCCGGACAATCCTTGCATCTTACGGTTTCCGCGACAAACGAAGCGGATAACCTTGAGCTCGCAAGTGCTTCTCAAACACTAACCATCGCTCAATAATTATGACTACTGTGTTTTTAAAGTTGTTCTCCGCGACTGCCCACGCCCAAAACGCCGAGTACACATTAAATTACAAATTCCCGGGCCAGGAGCAGGTTATTTCGAACCCTTCGCAGTATGTAAACACGCTTTTTCAGTTCGGTTTGGGCATTGTCGGGTTGGTCGCGTTAGGATTTGTTGTATACGGCGGCATCCGGTATATCCTTTCGGCCGGAAATCCGTCACAACTTTCCGATGCCAGAAGCCAGATGCTTTCGGCAATCATCGGCATAGGCCTCCTCTCCTCGGCGTATCTTATCCTTAACGAAATCAACCCTGAGCTTCTGAATTTGTCGGCGCTGGAAACTAATCCGTTATTAAAAGAATTAAAACCGGGAGTTGCGTTTAATTATGCTTTTCTCAAAGGAGAATGGGATAAGGCTGGCGCAGGCCTTGCTGGAATCCAGGCGCATATGGACGATATTAAAAAACGCGATACCGCGGCGTACAAAGCGGCTCTTTCTCAGATGTCCGATGCGCAGCGCCTTACATACTTCAAAGGGTTAGACCCGATTGCGCAAAAAAATTTCGTTGTAACGCTTTCGGCTTTAGGAATTCCGTTTGGCGGGCTTGTTACACAACTAAACACCAATGAAACAACTGGGACTTATGAGAGTATGCAGGGGAGTTCCGAGCAGACAGCTTTTCTGCACAAGCTTACTCCTACCCAAACAACCGCTTTGTACTACAACTATGACGCCCAGCACCAGAAATATCTTTTAGCCCAAATGTCTGATGCTCAATACACGCCACTTTACAACAACTTCTTAGCCGAAGACAAGGCCGCCGCCGCCGAAGGAAAGGAGTCAAATCATGCGCGAGACTTCCTTCAACAAGTTAGTGGATATTACGATAACGATCTCAGAACACATATCGTTGTCGAGATTTATAAAAATACAGCCGACGGCGACAAACCGAAGTTTCTCACCGCTTTACGCGCCATTGACAGCAACCTTGCCTCAAATATTAGCGTTGCTCTTAGTGATGACGAATAAGTTGCTAATGCACTCATTTATATGCGCGCTGCTTTAAAAATATTTTTTATTCTTGCTCTCGTTGTTGTCGTCCTCGGGGGTGGATACTTAATTTATCGTTATATTTTTAAGGGTACTCTTCCGCTCGCACAGTCGCCTGTGGCGCAAGCTCCGGCAACAACTACTCAAACGCAACAAGCCCAGGGCGTCAAACTCTTCAGCCAGCAACTTATTTTTGACTACTGGGTGAACACCAAAACAAATGCGGTGTATATAGTGACTCCGGAGGGAAAAATTATAAAAACATTTGGTGACGGCCGTGAGGAGGTAGTAAGCAGTCAGACACTCGGGGGATTACACCGTGTTGATCCCGCGCCGGATGGTATGCGCGCGCTTGTACAATTCAGCTATCCCTCAAGCGATATATTCGCCGTTTTTGATACCGAAACAAAAAGCTGGGAGCGGCTTCCGGCTGGCACGGTGATGGCAACACTTGACCCGACGGGACAAAAAATCGCTTATGTGCGCCGCAACAATGGCGTAAGCTCGCTTTTTATTCTTTCACTTGCGGACAAGAAAACCGTTGAGGTGTTGCGGCTTGCCGTTGTTGACGGACTGCTTTCGTGGAAAGGCGCCGATGAAATTACTGTTTTGCCTATCCCAGAGGCGCGTTTTAGCGCGAACGCGCTTACTGTGAACATCGCGAAAAAATCCGTCCGCAAAGTTAACCTCGGTGCGATGTTTCTGCAAAACACCAACGGATCGCTGGGGTTAAAACTCTTACCTCCCAACGGAAGCCCCGCTGAGCTCCGCGTCGTGCGTGCCAATGATGGATTTGAACGCCAATTAACGTTTATCACCATTCCTTCAAAATGCGGGTTTGACGGTGTCGCGGCGCTCTATTGTGGCGTGCCGATTGAGTTTCCGAGCAGGAGCGTGATACCCGATGATTACCTGAAGGAATCTTTCTTCTCGCGCGACGCGCTCATCAAATATAGCTTCGCGACCGGAGATGAAGAGGAGTTAATTGACCCCGCTCTTCAAACGGTTGACATTGACCACCCCACCGTCAAAGGCAAACAACTGCTCTTCAAAAACCGTTATGATGAGAAGTTGTATGCGTTGGAGCTGCCGGTGGAGGCAAAGAAGCAATAAAGCAAAGAAGCATGTAAGCAATGACTGACAAGCAAAACTCCTCCGATGGCTATCGGAGGAGTTTTGCTTTGCTTCACTGCTTCGTTGCTTTATTGCTTCTTGTTCCGTTAAATCGGCTTCACGATCACGTACCGTTCGCCGCCGACGCCGACACTTTCAGTTTTCACATCCGGTCTGACCCCTAGTTCAGTATGCACCAATCGGCGCTCGTACGCGTTCATCGCGGGTAACGCCACCTCGGCTTTAGAAATCACCGCTTTGCGCGCCGCGGCCTTCGCAATTTCCACAATCAAACGCTCGCGCTCTTTGCGATAGTTATTCACGTCCACAAACACATAGTCGGCGTCTTCTTTTTTCGCTGAAAGCCGCAATACGTGCTCCAAATCCGTCACCACCTTCGGCACCCAGGGTTTAAACCACTCACCTTCGTTGATGAAAATACGCAAACGCCGGCCTTCCGGCTCGGCATCCACGCTGAAATCGGAAAACCCCATCAGTTCAAGTAATTTTTTGGTCCTGTTGAGTATTACTTCCATATACGCTTTTGTTGATATATATCTGCTGCACGAGCGAAAACACGGACGCAGTAAGCCAGTAAAGTCCCACTGCCGCCGGAAGCGTGAAGAGTACCATCACCGTCAGCACCGGCCCCAAGAACACCATTTTCCGCGCTATATCCTGGGCGCTTCCGTCTTGTTTTGGCACGCTTGCAAGTCCTTGGTAGTACTGCACAATCGCTGCCAAAACTACAATGAGTATACTGCGCTTTCCTAAATCAATCAAGCCCAGCGACACCGTGTTCATGTGTCCCGGGTTTGCGATGAATGCATAGAGATCCACAAGCGCCGTGTCTGCGAATCCTTTTAAAAATACTTGGTAAAGCGCGATCAGCACCGGAAGTTGAGCAAAAAGCAACAAGAAGCTTGAGAATGGGTTCACGTTGTGTTGACGATACAGCTCCATCATCGCCTGCGCCTGACGCTCTTTATTCTCTTTGTGCTCATGCTGAATTTTCTTCAGCTCGGGCTGAATTTTCTGCATGATTGCCTGATTTTTAAAACTTTTATAGAACAATGGGAAAAGAATGAAACGGATCGCGATGGTGAGCAAAATAATCGCCAAACCGACATCACGAAAGGCGATGGTGTTATAGAAAAACACGAGCCCGTTAAACAGTGGTTGGTAGAAGATGGAGTGAAAGAGGGAGGACATAAGGGGTAGTATCTAGTATTTAGTATCTAGTATTGCGGATAGCTCGGCTTGCAGTTCTGCCTTGGTTTTGTTTTGCGCTCCTGGCTGCACTATACACATATAGTCAGCGATGGGGAGATTGGGCAGCGCTTTGCCGAACATATCATACGCTTGGCGTTTAATGCGGTTGCGCGCAGTGGCGCGCGCGTCTACTTTTTTTCCGATTACCACACCAACGCGCGCGCAATCCGCGGTAGATGGGTATGCTTTAACGGCAAATGAGGCGCTCCGCTCCACATGCGACGGTTTTTGACGCGCGTGAAGCGGAAACGCCTCAGTTGTCAGGCGAAACTTCTTTGCCAGCATAATGGAATCTATTTCGTCAGCTTTGCGCGTCCTTTCTGACGGCGCTTCCGCAGCACGCGGCGTCCGCCGAATGTCCGCGAGCGCTTCAAGAACCCGTGCGTTCTTGCCCTTTTTCTTTTTTTAGGTTGATATGTTCTTGACATTACTTTCTATAGTACCAGAATGAGAGCAAGGAAGGCAAGCCCCGGGGAGAAGTAAGACGTAAGAAATAAGAAGTAGGGTTGAGAAATAAAATTTTTTTCTTTGCTTTTCTTACCTCTTACTTCTTATATCTTATTTCTTTGCGCCGGAGTTATCCACAGGCCATACACAGTCGTAGATTTCTTTTATGGTTGCGATTCGCCTAGGACAGTTTACACTTAACTTGTAGATATACTGCGTAATTCCTTTTTGACCAATAGACCTACCGCGTAATTTCTTTTCTACTCCAATGCAAAAATCATGGCTGCAACTTGTCAAAAAAAGCTCACAAGATACGGTGTATATTGCTCGCTTTTTTTGACTGCGTTTCGCCTATGATTTTTGCATTTCGTAACGAAAATAATTACACAGTAGGTCTAATACATGAAAGATCCTAACGAACTTTGGAAGTTGGTGTTAAATGAAATGGAGCTTCAAGTCTCACGGCCAAACTTTGTTACGTGGTTAAAACACAGTCAATTGGTTCATTTTAACGAAGGGGTCGCGCTCGTCGGCCTTCCAAACGCATTTTCAAAGGAATGGGTGCAAAGCAAATACCATAAGTTGATTTTGGGTATTTTACGCACCAATGAGGACTCTATCAAGAACGTCTCGTATGTTGTCCAGCTCGCAAACACGCCGCAAATGCCGGTTGCCGCCCGCGTAGCCGTTGAAACAACCCTAAGCCCCCAACTCACCTTCCCGGAGCTCCGCATTGACCAGGAAACAAACCTTAACCCGCGCTATACGCTGGAATCGTTTGTGGTTGGAAAAACAAACGAGCTCGCGTATGCCGCGGCAAGCGCGGTTATTGAAGATATCGGCAAGAAATATAATCCGTTGTTTATCTACGGCGGAGCAGGGTTGGGAAAAACGCATTTAATTCAAGCCGTGGGCAATGAAATTAAGAAACGTTATCAAAACCGCGTGCGTGTGCGGTATGTACACTCGGAAAAATTCACCAATGAAGTTGTTGCCGGCATTAAAAATAAACGAATGGAGGACTTGAAAGAACGCTATCGCACGGTTGATGTCCTCATTATTGACGATATTCAGTTTATTATCGGCAAAGAAATGACG
The sequence above is drawn from the bacterium genome and encodes:
- a CDS encoding PrgI family protein, with protein sequence MQYQVPQFIETEDKIIGPLTLKQFIIACAGTFAIIILYLVFTTFLWIMVSAVIATVTVILAFVQYNGRPIISFIGSALNYFFRPRLFVWKRKEELAELRMKEAEKSSPLQRLLLNLTTGVGAIAGRSSSGTVRIPSGAEERFQVVKKATGEQRAVRRVDYR
- a CDS encoding ATP-binding protein; this translates as MDDQKQLENVIAPPALEVSPNYLRIGNKFAKTMFLFTYPRYLSSGWFSPVINFPDLLDISIFIHPVDTALALKNLRKKSAQIQSQINEAQEKGMVRDPMLETALQDVETLRDSLQQSQENLFDAGVYVTFYAESVEMLGKLESQITSMFESRMVYAKPSTFQQVEGWRSVLPLGQDALRIWTPLNTAPISSFFPFASANLTSEEGILYGVNQHNNTLIIFDRFSLENANMVIFAKSGAGKSYTTKLEALRLLMLGTDVIIIDPENEYENLSKTVGGSFFKISLASEHHINPFDIPIIPEGEDPSDVLKSHVVNLTGLLKLMLGALTPQEDALLDRAITETYAARDIVAGKDFSAATVPLLEDLEIVLRGVEGGVNIAERLYKFTKGSYAGFTNKATNIDVKNRLIVFSIRDLEEELRPVAMYMILNFIWNLIKAELKKRVLIIDEAWWMMKNQDSAVFLFGLVKRARKYFLGVTTITQDVEDFLLSPYGRPIITNSSLQILLKQAPAMVDLIGKTFNLTEGEKNFLIQVSVGQGLFVAGLQHAAIQIVASYLEDKIVTTKPEELLEQRRAA
- a CDS encoding pilin, encoding MTTVFLKLFSATAHAQNAEYTLNYKFPGQEQVISNPSQYVNTLFQFGLGIVGLVALGFVVYGGIRYILSAGNPSQLSDARSQMLSAIIGIGLLSSAYLILNEINPELLNLSALETNPLLKELKPGVAFNYAFLKGEWDKAGAGLAGIQAHMDDIKKRDTAAYKAALSQMSDAQRLTYFKGLDPIAQKNFVVTLSALGIPFGGLVTQLNTNETTGTYESMQGSSEQTAFLHKLTPTQTTALYYNYDAQHQKYLLAQMSDAQYTPLYNNFLAEDKAAAAEGKESNHARDFLQQVSGYYDNDLRTHIVVEIYKNTADGDKPKFLTALRAIDSNLASNISVALSDDE
- a CDS encoding R3H domain-containing nucleic acid-binding protein translates to MEVILNRTKKLLELMGFSDFSVDAEPEGRRLRIFINEGEWFKPWVPKVVTDLEHVLRLSAKKEDADYVFVDVNNYRKERERLIVEIAKAAARKAVISKAEVALPAMNAYERRLVHTELGVRPDVKTESVGVGGERYVIVKPI
- a CDS encoding YidC/Oxa1 family membrane protein insertase, whose amino-acid sequence is MSSLFHSIFYQPLFNGLVFFYNTIAFRDVGLAIILLTIAIRFILFPLFYKSFKNQAIMQKIQPELKKIQHEHKENKERQAQAMMELYRQHNVNPFSSFLLLFAQLPVLIALYQVFLKGFADTALVDLYAFIANPGHMNTVSLGLIDLGKRSILIVVLAAIVQYYQGLASVPKQDGSAQDIARKMVFLGPVLTVMVLFTLPAAVGLYWLTASVFSLVQQIYINKSVYGSNTQQDQKIT
- the rnpA gene encoding ribonuclease P protein component, encoding MLAKKFRLTTEAFPLHARQKPSHVERSASFAVKAYPSTADCARVGVVIGKKVDARATARNRIKRQAYDMFGKALPNLPIADYMCIVQPGAQNKTKAELQAELSAILDTKY
- the rpmH gene encoding 50S ribosomal protein L34, with product MSRTYQPKKRKRARTHGFLKRSRTFGGRRVLRKRRQKGRAKLTK
- the dnaA gene encoding chromosomal replication initiator protein DnaA, which translates into the protein MKDPNELWKLVLNEMELQVSRPNFVTWLKHSQLVHFNEGVALVGLPNAFSKEWVQSKYHKLILGILRTNEDSIKNVSYVVQLANTPQMPVAARVAVETTLSPQLTFPELRIDQETNLNPRYTLESFVVGKTNELAYAAASAVIEDIGKKYNPLFIYGGAGLGKTHLIQAVGNEIKKRYQNRVRVRYVHSEKFTNEVVAGIKNKRMEDLKERYRTVDVLIIDDIQFIIGKEMTQEEFFHTFNALYETNKQIIISSDRPPRHLPTLEERLRSRFQGGMIADIGFPDYELRAAILKTKLQERNASLPDDIAQLIATKVQKNLRELEGVLNRILFLSQTKKQEVTLASVEHIINETISQPLKNANPNVVIKSVADFFEISIADLIGNSRRKEFVEPRQVAAYLLRDLLDLSYPYIGEKLGKRDHTTAIYACVKIEKELAKNQELTQKVLLIKDKIEQA